Proteins encoded in a region of the Thunnus thynnus chromosome 8, fThuThy2.1, whole genome shotgun sequence genome:
- the exoc1 gene encoding exocyst complex component 1 isoform X1 — MTAIKHALQRDIFTPNDERLLGIVNVCKAGKKKKNCFLCATVTTERPVQVKVVKVKKSDKGDFYKRQQTWELRDLTEVDAKDASKENPEFDLHFEKVYRWLASSTAEKNSFISCIWKLNQRYLRKKVEFVNVSSQLLEELPKAEESVPSGESQSVAGGDEDALDDYQELSTREEQDIESMMEVCEYAISNAEAFAEQLSKELQVLDGANIQSIMASEKQVNILMQLLDEALSEVDTIEGKLSSYEEMLQSVKEQMDQISQSNRLIQISNTNNGKLLDEIQFLVNYMDLSKGHIRALQEGDLTSPKGIEACINASEALLQCMNVALRPGHDKLAAVKQQQHLFTELRDTFARRLTNHLNNVFVHQFNHFSHFKMTIPQFYRSSCLSLPGHDQSSTLSQHTAELTLPKHSPLHRDLLRYAKLMEWLKNTHREKYEGLSRTYVDYMSRLYEREIKDFFEVAKIKMAGTTKEAKGKFATLPRKESALKQETESLHGSSGKLTGSTSSLNKLTVQGSNSRRSQSSSLLDMGNMSASDLDVADRTKFDKIFEQVLSELEPLCLAEQDFISKFFKLQQHPTVTPPLAQPETEELDGSMPSRMPPQAEHRHSLSSEKDMVRLMMNKIFQSIETELNSLIALGDKIDSFNSLYMLVKMSHHVWTAENVDPASYLSTTLGNVLVTVKRNFDKCISGQIRQMEEVKISKKSKVGILPFVTGFEEFAELAETIFRNAERRGDLDKAYVKLIRAVFMNVEKVANESQKTPRDVVMMENFHHIFSTLSRLKISCLDAERREAKHKYTDHLQSYVINSLGQPLEKLNHFFEGVEARVAQGVREEEVSYQLAFNKQELRKVIKEYPGKEVKKGLDNLYKKVDKHLCEEESLLQVVWHSMQDEFIRQYKHFEDLIGRCYPGSGITMEFTIQDMLEYFSSIAQSH, encoded by the exons ATGACAGCCATCAAGCACGCTCTCCAGAGGGACATCTTCACACCCAATGACGAGCGTCTCCTGGGCATCGTTAATGTCTGCAAGGcggggaagaaaaagaagaactgCTTCTTGTGTGCGACGG TCACCACAGAGAGACCCGTGCAAGTGAAAGTTGTTAAGGTGAAGAAATCTGATAAAGGTGACTTCTACAAACGACAGCAGACCTGGGAGCTCCGAGATCTGACAGAAGTGGATGCCAAAGATGCAAGCAAG gaaaatccagaatttgaCCTTCACTTTGAGAAGGTATACCGGTGGTTGGCCAGcagtacagcagaaaaaaattcCTTCATCTCCTGCATTTGGAAGCTGAATCAACGTTACTTGAGGAAGAAGGTGGAGTTTGTGAATGTCAGTTCTCAGCTGCTGGAAG AACTTCCTAAAGCGGAAG AGTCTGTGCCGAGCGGAGAGAGCCAGAGTGTTGCCGGGGGCGATGAGGACGCTCTCGATGACTATCAGGAGCTGAGCACCCGTGAAGAGCAGGACATCGAGAGCATGATGGAGGTGTGCGAGTACGCCATCTCCAACGCTGAAGCTTTCGCAGAGCAGCTCTCCAAGGAGCTGCAGGTTCTAGATGGG GCCAATATCCAGTCCATCATGGCGTCAGAGAAGCAGGTCAACATCCTGATGCAGCTGCTGGATGAGGCGCTGTCTGAGGTGGACACCATTGAGGGGAAGCTGAGCAGCTATGAGGAGATGCTGCAGAGCGTCAAGGAGCAGATGGACCAGATCTCACAGAGCAACCGGCTCATCCAGATCAGCAACACCAACAACGGCAAACTGCTGGATGAGATCCAGTTCTTAGTG AACTACATGGATTTGTCAAAGGGACACATCAGAGCCTTGCAGGAGGGAGACCTGACCTCCCCTAAAGGTATTGAGGCCTGCATCAACGCTTCTGAAGCTCTTCTGCAGTGCATGAACGTGGCCCTCCGACCAG GTCATGACAAGCTGGCGGctgtgaaacagcagcagcacctgTTCACTGAGCTGAGAGATACGTTCGCTCGCCGCCTCACCAATCACCTCAACAATGTGTTTGTTCACCAG ttCAACCACTTCAGTCACTTCAAAATGACCATCCCTCAGTTCTATAGgtcctcctgtctgtcactTCCA GGCCATGACCAGAGCTCCACCTTGTCCCAGCACACAGCTGAGCTGACCTTGCCCAAACACAGCCCCCTCCACAGGGACCTACTGCGCTACGCCAAGCTGATGGAGTGGCTGAAGAACACCCACAGGGAGAAGTACGAGGGCCTCTCAAGG ACCTATGTTGACTATATGAGCAGACTGTATGAACGAGAAATCAAAGACTTCTTTGAGGTAGCCAAGATAAAGATGGCGGGCACAACCAAGGAGGCGAAGGGCAAGTTTG CCACACTTCCGCGGAAAGAGAGTGCACTCAAACAGGAAACCGAAA GCCTTCATGGCAGCTCTGGGAAGCTAACAGGCTCTACCTCAAGCCTGAACAAGCTTACAGTGCAGGGCTCCAACAGCCGGCGTTCCCAGTCCTCCTCACTGCTGGACATGGGCAACATGTCAGCCTCCGACCTAGACGTGGCTGATAGGACCAAGTTTGACAAG atattCGAGCAGGTTCTCAGTGAGCTGGAGCCTCTGTGTCTTGCAGAACAAGACTTCATCAGCAAGTTCTTTAAGCTGCAGCAGCACCCAACAGTTACACCCCCTCTGGCTCAG CCAGAAACAGAGGAATTAGATGGCAGCATGCCATCGAGAATGCCTCCCCAGGCAGAACACAGACACTCCCTGTCATCAGA GAAAGACATGGTGCGGTTGATGATGAACAAAATCTTCCAGAGCATCGAGACGGAGCTCAACAGCCTCATTGCTTTGGGTGACAAGATTGACAGCTTCAACTCTCTCTACATGCTGGTGAAGATGAGTCACCATGTTTGGACAGCTGAGAACGTTGACCCGGCCTCTTACCTCAGCACTACTTTAGGAAATGTGCTGGTCACTGTCAAGAGGAACTTTGACAAATGCATC tctgGCCAGATCAGACAGATGGAGGAAGTGAAGATTTCTAAGAAAAGCAAAGTTGGTATCCTGCCCTTTGTTACTGGGTTTGAGGAGTTTGCTGAACTGGCTGAAACAATCTTCCGTAACGCAGAGCGCCGAGGTGACCTGGATAAAGCTTATGTCAAACTCATCAGGGCTGTCTTCATGAACG TGGAGAAAGTAGCTAATGAAAGCCAGAAGACGCCACGGGACGTTGTGATGATGGAGAATTTCCACCACATCTTTTCCACACTGTCACGTCTAAAGATCTCCTGCCTCGACGCAGAGAGGCGAGAGGCCaagcacaaatacacagaccATCTGCAGTCCTATGTAATCAACTCTCTGGGCCAGCCTCTAGAAAAACTCAAT CATTTCTTTGAGGGAGTTGAGGCCCGTGTAGCCCAGGGTGTTCGTGAGGAGGAGGTGAGCTACCAGCTGGCCTTCAACAAACAAGAACTGCGCAAAGTTATCAAAGAGTACCCTGGCAAAGAGGTGAAAAAGGGACTTGACAACCTTTACAAAAAAGTGGACAAACATCTGTGTGAAGAGGAGAGTCTGCTACAG GTGGTGTGGCACTCCATGCAAGACGAGTTCATCCGTCAGTACAAGCACTTTGAAGATTTGATCGGCAGATGCTATCCTGGATCTGGAATCACCATGGAGTTTACCATTCAGGATATGTTGGAGTACTTCTCCAGCATTGCTCAGTCTCATTAG
- the exoc1 gene encoding exocyst complex component 1 isoform X2 yields the protein MTAIKHALQRDIFTPNDERLLGIVNVCKAGKKKKNCFLCATVTTERPVQVKVVKVKKSDKGDFYKRQQTWELRDLTEVDAKDASKENPEFDLHFEKVYRWLASSTAEKNSFISCIWKLNQRYLRKKVEFVNVSSQLLEESVPSGESQSVAGGDEDALDDYQELSTREEQDIESMMEVCEYAISNAEAFAEQLSKELQVLDGANIQSIMASEKQVNILMQLLDEALSEVDTIEGKLSSYEEMLQSVKEQMDQISQSNRLIQISNTNNGKLLDEIQFLVNYMDLSKGHIRALQEGDLTSPKGIEACINASEALLQCMNVALRPGHDKLAAVKQQQHLFTELRDTFARRLTNHLNNVFVHQFNHFSHFKMTIPQFYRSSCLSLPGHDQSSTLSQHTAELTLPKHSPLHRDLLRYAKLMEWLKNTHREKYEGLSRTYVDYMSRLYEREIKDFFEVAKIKMAGTTKEAKGKFATLPRKESALKQETESLHGSSGKLTGSTSSLNKLTVQGSNSRRSQSSSLLDMGNMSASDLDVADRTKFDKIFEQVLSELEPLCLAEQDFISKFFKLQQHPTVTPPLAQPETEELDGSMPSRMPPQAEHRHSLSSEKDMVRLMMNKIFQSIETELNSLIALGDKIDSFNSLYMLVKMSHHVWTAENVDPASYLSTTLGNVLVTVKRNFDKCISGQIRQMEEVKISKKSKVGILPFVTGFEEFAELAETIFRNAERRGDLDKAYVKLIRAVFMNVEKVANESQKTPRDVVMMENFHHIFSTLSRLKISCLDAERREAKHKYTDHLQSYVINSLGQPLEKLNHFFEGVEARVAQGVREEEVSYQLAFNKQELRKVIKEYPGKEVKKGLDNLYKKVDKHLCEEESLLQVVWHSMQDEFIRQYKHFEDLIGRCYPGSGITMEFTIQDMLEYFSSIAQSH from the exons ATGACAGCCATCAAGCACGCTCTCCAGAGGGACATCTTCACACCCAATGACGAGCGTCTCCTGGGCATCGTTAATGTCTGCAAGGcggggaagaaaaagaagaactgCTTCTTGTGTGCGACGG TCACCACAGAGAGACCCGTGCAAGTGAAAGTTGTTAAGGTGAAGAAATCTGATAAAGGTGACTTCTACAAACGACAGCAGACCTGGGAGCTCCGAGATCTGACAGAAGTGGATGCCAAAGATGCAAGCAAG gaaaatccagaatttgaCCTTCACTTTGAGAAGGTATACCGGTGGTTGGCCAGcagtacagcagaaaaaaattcCTTCATCTCCTGCATTTGGAAGCTGAATCAACGTTACTTGAGGAAGAAGGTGGAGTTTGTGAATGTCAGTTCTCAGCTGCTGGAAG AGTCTGTGCCGAGCGGAGAGAGCCAGAGTGTTGCCGGGGGCGATGAGGACGCTCTCGATGACTATCAGGAGCTGAGCACCCGTGAAGAGCAGGACATCGAGAGCATGATGGAGGTGTGCGAGTACGCCATCTCCAACGCTGAAGCTTTCGCAGAGCAGCTCTCCAAGGAGCTGCAGGTTCTAGATGGG GCCAATATCCAGTCCATCATGGCGTCAGAGAAGCAGGTCAACATCCTGATGCAGCTGCTGGATGAGGCGCTGTCTGAGGTGGACACCATTGAGGGGAAGCTGAGCAGCTATGAGGAGATGCTGCAGAGCGTCAAGGAGCAGATGGACCAGATCTCACAGAGCAACCGGCTCATCCAGATCAGCAACACCAACAACGGCAAACTGCTGGATGAGATCCAGTTCTTAGTG AACTACATGGATTTGTCAAAGGGACACATCAGAGCCTTGCAGGAGGGAGACCTGACCTCCCCTAAAGGTATTGAGGCCTGCATCAACGCTTCTGAAGCTCTTCTGCAGTGCATGAACGTGGCCCTCCGACCAG GTCATGACAAGCTGGCGGctgtgaaacagcagcagcacctgTTCACTGAGCTGAGAGATACGTTCGCTCGCCGCCTCACCAATCACCTCAACAATGTGTTTGTTCACCAG ttCAACCACTTCAGTCACTTCAAAATGACCATCCCTCAGTTCTATAGgtcctcctgtctgtcactTCCA GGCCATGACCAGAGCTCCACCTTGTCCCAGCACACAGCTGAGCTGACCTTGCCCAAACACAGCCCCCTCCACAGGGACCTACTGCGCTACGCCAAGCTGATGGAGTGGCTGAAGAACACCCACAGGGAGAAGTACGAGGGCCTCTCAAGG ACCTATGTTGACTATATGAGCAGACTGTATGAACGAGAAATCAAAGACTTCTTTGAGGTAGCCAAGATAAAGATGGCGGGCACAACCAAGGAGGCGAAGGGCAAGTTTG CCACACTTCCGCGGAAAGAGAGTGCACTCAAACAGGAAACCGAAA GCCTTCATGGCAGCTCTGGGAAGCTAACAGGCTCTACCTCAAGCCTGAACAAGCTTACAGTGCAGGGCTCCAACAGCCGGCGTTCCCAGTCCTCCTCACTGCTGGACATGGGCAACATGTCAGCCTCCGACCTAGACGTGGCTGATAGGACCAAGTTTGACAAG atattCGAGCAGGTTCTCAGTGAGCTGGAGCCTCTGTGTCTTGCAGAACAAGACTTCATCAGCAAGTTCTTTAAGCTGCAGCAGCACCCAACAGTTACACCCCCTCTGGCTCAG CCAGAAACAGAGGAATTAGATGGCAGCATGCCATCGAGAATGCCTCCCCAGGCAGAACACAGACACTCCCTGTCATCAGA GAAAGACATGGTGCGGTTGATGATGAACAAAATCTTCCAGAGCATCGAGACGGAGCTCAACAGCCTCATTGCTTTGGGTGACAAGATTGACAGCTTCAACTCTCTCTACATGCTGGTGAAGATGAGTCACCATGTTTGGACAGCTGAGAACGTTGACCCGGCCTCTTACCTCAGCACTACTTTAGGAAATGTGCTGGTCACTGTCAAGAGGAACTTTGACAAATGCATC tctgGCCAGATCAGACAGATGGAGGAAGTGAAGATTTCTAAGAAAAGCAAAGTTGGTATCCTGCCCTTTGTTACTGGGTTTGAGGAGTTTGCTGAACTGGCTGAAACAATCTTCCGTAACGCAGAGCGCCGAGGTGACCTGGATAAAGCTTATGTCAAACTCATCAGGGCTGTCTTCATGAACG TGGAGAAAGTAGCTAATGAAAGCCAGAAGACGCCACGGGACGTTGTGATGATGGAGAATTTCCACCACATCTTTTCCACACTGTCACGTCTAAAGATCTCCTGCCTCGACGCAGAGAGGCGAGAGGCCaagcacaaatacacagaccATCTGCAGTCCTATGTAATCAACTCTCTGGGCCAGCCTCTAGAAAAACTCAAT CATTTCTTTGAGGGAGTTGAGGCCCGTGTAGCCCAGGGTGTTCGTGAGGAGGAGGTGAGCTACCAGCTGGCCTTCAACAAACAAGAACTGCGCAAAGTTATCAAAGAGTACCCTGGCAAAGAGGTGAAAAAGGGACTTGACAACCTTTACAAAAAAGTGGACAAACATCTGTGTGAAGAGGAGAGTCTGCTACAG GTGGTGTGGCACTCCATGCAAGACGAGTTCATCCGTCAGTACAAGCACTTTGAAGATTTGATCGGCAGATGCTATCCTGGATCTGGAATCACCATGGAGTTTACCATTCAGGATATGTTGGAGTACTTCTCCAGCATTGCTCAGTCTCATTAG